One window of Papio anubis isolate 15944 chromosome 10, Panubis1.0, whole genome shotgun sequence genomic DNA carries:
- the CCDC148 gene encoding coiled-coil domain-containing protein 148 isoform X1 translates to MCAASASPDHLVLHMKNEMRNTKYKPVDYQQLRVLTEAKKLASASAELKIRKAMLTAKISKEQTLIKQHKQVWWQEYQRLNEVRCKMESEIKSLLNEENIGNECLCDLTNFEQELSEQWCTYLKNVINPIQQLRADLKYRQHHTLQHSHPHVEFNSVKVLEEVDFVKKQLKTVFERLSLEQQRIENDLSGWSIKILDHSLEEKTNLLSELPIELGSLECPYPDLKSSIHSEFCKFTQKYQKKLQDVDLQLEDIYR, encoded by the exons ATCATCTGGTATTGCATATGAAAAATGAGATGAGAAACACCAAGTACAAACCAGTAGACTATCAACAATTGCGTGTATTAACTGAAGCAAAGAAATTAGCTTCTGCCTCTGCAGAGCTAAAG ATCAGAAAAGCAATGTTGACTGCAAAGATATCCAAAGAACAAACACTAATAAAACAACACAAgcaagtgtggtggcaggaatACCAGAGGCTGAATGAAGTCAG ATGTAAAATGGAATCTGAAATAAAATCCCTTCTCAATGAAGAGAACATTGGAAACGAATGTCTTTGTGACCTTACAAATTTTG AGCAAGAGCTATCAGAACAATGGTGCACATATCTTAAAAATGTGATAAATCCTATTCAGCAGCTGAGAGCAGATCTAAAATACAGACAGCATCACACTTTGCAGCATTCACACCCACATGTtgagtttaactctgtgaaagtATTGGAAGAG GTTGACTTTGTGAAGAAACAATTGAAAACTGTCTTTGAAAGACTTAGCCTGGAGCAACAGAGAATAGAAAATGATCTTTCAGGTTGGAGTATAAAG ATTCTAGATCATTCTTTGGAAGAAAAGACTAACCTGCTTAGTGAACTGCCCATTGAATTAGGAAGTTTGGAATGCCCATACCCTGATTTGAAATCTTCAATCCACAGTGAGTTCTGTAAGTTTACACAGAAATATCAAAAGAAGCTTCAAGATGTTGATCTGCAGTTGGAAGACATATACAGGTGA